Proteins encoded within one genomic window of Alcanivorax sp. REN37:
- a CDS encoding choice-of-anchor Q domain-containing protein has protein sequence MLSRKLRPLCAGVLLCFGTGVQAAVIDVTTLEDGSLAEQCSLRDAFKAVSTHAAVNGCAAGTGQDTIRVVAGQTYTLSEGALVLGGQTGQRPELDEDGEQKLDEHGEPVFIEYDVSPRLKLEVTTPASTDPDYRQPATLVAAAADRVLQIKLDAEIELKGLVLKGGDARALTPPHGGLIYAEGSVRGTTLELLDGQAEQGGALFLEKNAGLRLSDALLVGNHADAAGGAVAVGDDYRGTVQLEKVFASDNHSGTDGGVLHLAGDNVTLVIGNATFWNNQATTGGAVIHFGEVENQQRMAMLNVTLAQNQGPALHMDGSGDNDLIANSFIGGNGQADCSGAGIADLTAVFSVVGPSCPQSSDLYTAAVNRPGGQNLSAAATMLALSNSDGACPDDGSLCQPIRSDDGEWRPGFLPNDTLDPLTANQPTLLDAGSDESDIRYSCNGDDQRGKPRADRCDAGAFQFQRASGMPDNIRVVMGESTVLDVVANDLGDTRIDCANLSPCIWVERQSGRAVTIVGEVDDDGYPTLRYTPHERFHGRDDFEYLIDRRAFIGRTFSDRDVGARVNITSEPATGMTRSKSVGSLGALWLLAAPLALLRRRRLAALVATLMAVGTAGAAEITVNSTDDEVDWTPQAGVCTLRQAIYAALDKFPNSTGCASGQTGSDTIKLPEGTITLAGVPLLVEPANALVIEGVSPEKTIIDAGQLSRIMENRSSVTLRNLTLRNGNAGNGNGGAVLALAGLTMENVVLEHHRAQRGGAIYLGGQSVTLTLANIHAHHNQAQLDGGVLSSMAQTLEHRIAITAATFSDNRAANGSGGALDLNVPYGRGNGRLTVSNSVFLRNQSATGGSAIDFEHLAVSTNLTHLTVLDNTGGSGAFELGNVALSDQDGSELSVSIRIGNSIYANPSDSCGTGNRQFKASGHNLFVGHHASCEQWVDPAASSTPPANTNTFGGNLAAIRAALNGGVLTTSQDVQKFQVPFLPITDLAFTDILDVGNNDDEVTADSSQPLRCLRVDQRGAPRPAGDGCDRGAYELQVTTTPDMEGSNARRVTRTVYLDVLPPAIPGDDYRWRTGSLTLEKVAGDAELEDTLGTAYVRQRRLSDDDQFFQGYDEVILSDEHGVVHEFSVADIDLPDRICGEGLNTDGSANKPAGSDALDDDCIVVYRLDPEIYRPSQVQCDALPFTDHFRYSLTAQKFTLGPVIPDAEDEEREVIWEPGATITRSGLVTVTVDNRAPLLPRESISRHIQPGGRVTIDLRAAGVQDTDGVLTELKLTKEPMTAARDENRKVLGTGIILDPDAMTVTYVHGDVSKNFTDRFELRVVDDCGDGVMVPITITFPRDHGAGGELHKKVGSGSLAVLGLLLLAAIRRR, from the coding sequence ATGTTGTCTCGCAAGTTGCGCCCGCTGTGTGCAGGGGTGCTGCTGTGCTTTGGTACCGGGGTCCAAGCAGCGGTCATTGACGTGACCACGCTGGAAGATGGCTCTCTTGCTGAGCAATGCTCACTGCGTGATGCGTTCAAGGCGGTCAGCACCCACGCTGCCGTCAACGGCTGTGCCGCCGGCACCGGCCAAGACACCATCCGCGTGGTGGCCGGACAAACCTACACCCTCAGCGAGGGCGCTTTGGTGCTCGGTGGTCAGACCGGCCAGCGTCCCGAACTCGATGAGGACGGCGAGCAGAAGCTTGATGAACATGGCGAGCCGGTGTTCATCGAATACGATGTCTCGCCCCGCCTGAAGCTGGAAGTCACCACTCCAGCCAGTACCGATCCCGATTACCGTCAGCCCGCCACCTTGGTTGCTGCCGCCGCTGACCGCGTGTTGCAGATCAAACTCGATGCCGAGATCGAGCTGAAAGGGCTGGTGCTCAAGGGCGGTGATGCGCGTGCCCTGACCCCGCCCCATGGCGGCCTGATCTACGCTGAGGGCAGTGTGCGGGGCACCACCCTGGAACTACTGGACGGCCAAGCGGAGCAGGGTGGTGCCCTGTTCCTGGAAAAAAATGCTGGGCTGCGCCTGTCCGATGCGCTGCTGGTAGGCAACCACGCCGATGCCGCCGGTGGCGCGGTGGCGGTGGGCGATGACTACCGCGGTACCGTGCAGCTTGAAAAGGTGTTTGCCAGCGATAACCACAGCGGCACTGACGGCGGTGTGCTGCATTTGGCCGGCGACAACGTCACGCTGGTGATCGGCAATGCCACATTCTGGAACAACCAAGCGACAACCGGCGGCGCTGTGATCCACTTCGGTGAAGTGGAGAACCAGCAGCGGATGGCGATGCTCAACGTCACGCTGGCGCAGAACCAAGGCCCGGCGCTGCACATGGACGGCTCCGGCGACAACGATCTGATCGCCAACAGCTTCATCGGCGGGAATGGCCAGGCTGATTGCAGTGGTGCCGGCATCGCCGATCTGACCGCCGTGTTCTCGGTGGTCGGCCCCAGTTGCCCGCAGTCTAGCGACCTCTATACCGCAGCAGTGAACCGCCCCGGCGGCCAGAACCTCTCTGCCGCCGCCACTATGCTCGCGCTGAGCAACAGCGACGGCGCATGCCCGGATGATGGCAGCCTGTGCCAACCGATCCGTTCTGATGACGGCGAATGGCGGCCTGGTTTCTTGCCCAACGACACGCTGGATCCGCTCACGGCTAACCAACCGACGCTGCTTGATGCGGGCAGTGACGAATCCGACATTCGCTACAGCTGCAACGGTGACGACCAGCGTGGCAAGCCGCGCGCAGATCGCTGCGATGCCGGGGCGTTCCAATTTCAGCGCGCCAGCGGCATGCCCGACAACATCCGCGTGGTGATGGGCGAGAGCACAGTGCTGGACGTGGTCGCCAATGATCTCGGCGATACCCGCATCGACTGCGCCAACTTGTCGCCGTGCATCTGGGTGGAGCGGCAGTCCGGCCGGGCAGTGACCATCGTCGGTGAGGTGGATGATGACGGTTACCCGACGCTGCGTTACACCCCGCACGAGCGCTTCCATGGCCGTGATGATTTCGAATATCTGATCGACCGCCGCGCCTTCATCGGCCGCACCTTTTCCGACCGTGATGTGGGCGCACGGGTGAACATCACCTCCGAACCGGCCACCGGTATGACCCGCAGTAAGAGCGTCGGCAGCCTCGGCGCATTGTGGTTGCTGGCGGCGCCGCTAGCGCTGTTGCGCCGACGGCGGTTGGCTGCCTTGGTGGCCACGTTAATGGCAGTGGGCACTGCCGGTGCGGCGGAAATTACCGTCAACAGCACTGATGACGAAGTGGATTGGACGCCGCAAGCCGGCGTCTGCACGCTGCGCCAAGCGATCTATGCCGCGCTGGACAAGTTTCCAAACAGTACTGGTTGTGCCAGCGGTCAAACCGGCAGCGACACCATCAAGTTGCCGGAAGGCACCATCACCTTGGCCGGTGTGCCGCTGCTGGTGGAGCCGGCCAACGCGCTGGTCATTGAGGGCGTCAGCCCGGAAAAGACCATCATCGATGCCGGCCAGCTGTCGCGAATTATGGAAAACCGCAGTAGCGTTACGCTGCGCAACCTCACCCTGCGCAACGGCAATGCCGGCAATGGCAACGGCGGCGCGGTGCTAGCGTTGGCCGGGCTGACCATGGAAAACGTGGTGCTGGAACACCACCGTGCCCAGCGCGGCGGGGCCATTTACCTTGGTGGCCAGAGCGTCACGCTGACGCTGGCCAATATCCACGCCCATCACAACCAGGCGCAGCTCGATGGCGGTGTGCTCAGTAGCATGGCGCAGACGCTGGAGCATCGCATCGCCATCACCGCTGCTACCTTCTCCGACAACCGTGCTGCCAACGGTAGCGGTGGCGCGCTGGATCTGAACGTGCCCTACGGCCGTGGTAACGGACGGCTGACGGTGTCGAACAGCGTGTTTCTGCGCAATCAGAGCGCTACCGGCGGTTCCGCCATCGATTTTGAGCACCTGGCGGTGTCCACCAACCTGACGCACCTGACGGTGCTGGACAACACCGGCGGCAGCGGCGCCTTTGAGCTCGGCAATGTGGCGTTGAGTGACCAGGATGGCAGCGAGCTGTCGGTGTCGATTCGCATCGGTAACTCAATTTATGCCAACCCGTCCGACAGCTGCGGCACCGGTAACCGCCAGTTCAAGGCCAGTGGTCATAACCTGTTTGTTGGTCACCACGCCAGTTGTGAGCAGTGGGTCGATCCGGCCGCCAGCAGCACGCCGCCGGCGAATACCAACACCTTCGGTGGCAACCTTGCCGCCATCCGCGCAGCACTGAACGGCGGCGTGCTGACCACCTCGCAGGACGTGCAGAAATTCCAGGTGCCGTTCCTGCCGATCACGGATCTGGCATTCACCGATATCCTTGATGTCGGCAACAACGACGACGAAGTGACGGCGGATTCCAGCCAGCCGCTGCGCTGTTTGCGGGTGGACCAGCGCGGTGCGCCGCGTCCTGCCGGTGACGGCTGTGACCGCGGTGCTTATGAGCTGCAGGTCACTACGACGCCGGACATGGAAGGCAGCAACGCGCGGCGCGTGACCCGCACCGTGTATCTGGATGTGCTGCCGCCGGCGATCCCAGGCGACGATTACCGCTGGCGTACCGGCTCGCTGACACTGGAGAAAGTGGCGGGTGATGCGGAGCTGGAAGATACCCTCGGTACCGCCTATGTGCGGCAGCGCCGGCTGAGTGACGACGATCAGTTCTTCCAAGGCTATGACGAGGTCATCCTGTCCGACGAGCACGGTGTGGTGCACGAATTCAGCGTGGCCGACATTGATCTGCCGGACCGTATTTGCGGCGAGGGCCTCAATACCGATGGCAGCGCCAACAAGCCGGCCGGCAGCGATGCACTGGATGACGATTGCATCGTGGTGTATCGGCTGGACCCGGAAATCTACCGGCCGAGCCAAGTGCAGTGTGATGCGCTGCCGTTCACCGACCACTTCCGCTACAGCCTGACGGCGCAGAAATTCACCCTTGGCCCGGTGATTCCCGATGCGGAGGACGAAGAGCGCGAAGTGATCTGGGAGCCGGGCGCGACCATTACCCGCAGCGGGCTGGTGACGGTGACGGTGGACAACCGCGCGCCGCTGCTGCCGCGCGAGAGCATCAGCCGCCACATCCAGCCGGGCGGCCGGGTCACCATTGACCTGCGTGCCGCTGGTGTGCAGGACACCGACGGTGTGTTGACCGAACTCAAGCTCACCAAGGAGCCGATGACCGCCGCACGTGATGAAAATCGCAAGGTGCTGGGCACCGGCATCATCCTTGACCCGGATGCCATGACCGTCACCTATGTGCACGGCGACGTCAGCAAGAATTTCACTGATCGCTTCGAACTGCGGGTGGTGGACGACTGCGGCGATGGCGTCATGGTGCCGATCACCATCACCTTTCCCCGTGATCACGGTGCCGGTGGCGAACTGCACAAGAAAGTCGGCAGTGGCAGCCTAGCGGTGCTCGGTTTGTTGCTGCTGGCAGCGATCCGCCGCCGCTGA
- the sthA gene encoding Si-specific NAD(P)(+) transhydrogenase, which translates to MNTSSEWDLVVIGSGPAGEAASMRAAKGGLRVAMVEGLPKVGGNCTHLGTIPSKALRHQVRQVVRHHRNPVLQSITELPQAMEWPNLIERITDVIASQVQVRSGFYFRNRVKVFTGHGSIMAPGKVRVEDDQGREWVLETRDILLATGSRPYHPENVDFSHPRVYDSDTILSMSHTPRNIIIYGAGVIGCEYASIFTGLGMRVDLVNSREHLLDFMDTEISDALSYHLREQGVTIRHGEEYIAVEPDEEGVTLILKSGKRLRADALLWSNGRSGNSQQLGLENVGLEANSRGQLAVDERYQTAVPGVYAVGDLIGWPSLASASYDQGRFCAGMICGEEEQQVRHVPTGIYTIPGISSIGPTEHELTEAKIPYEVGQAFFKNLARAQITGERAGMLKLLFHRDTLELLGIHCFGYQATEIVHVGQAVMSQPAPHNSIEYFIKTTFNYPTMAEAYRVAAINGLNRLRR; encoded by the coding sequence ATGAACACGTCGTCCGAGTGGGATCTGGTAGTCATTGGCAGTGGCCCGGCGGGTGAGGCGGCCTCGATGCGTGCTGCCAAGGGCGGTTTGCGGGTGGCCATGGTGGAAGGGCTGCCCAAGGTTGGCGGCAACTGTACCCACCTCGGCACCATCCCCTCCAAGGCGCTGCGCCACCAGGTGCGCCAAGTAGTGCGCCACCATCGCAACCCGGTGCTGCAAAGCATTACTGAACTGCCGCAGGCCATGGAATGGCCAAACCTGATCGAGCGCATCACCGATGTGATTGCCTCGCAGGTGCAGGTGCGTTCCGGATTCTATTTCCGTAACCGGGTGAAGGTGTTCACTGGCCACGGCTCGATCATGGCGCCGGGTAAGGTGCGGGTGGAGGACGACCAGGGGCGCGAATGGGTGCTGGAAACTCGCGATATTCTGCTTGCCACGGGCTCGCGTCCGTACCATCCGGAGAACGTGGATTTCTCTCATCCGCGCGTGTACGACAGCGACACCATCCTGTCCATGAGCCATACCCCGCGCAATATCATCATCTATGGCGCCGGGGTGATTGGCTGTGAGTACGCCAGTATTTTCACCGGCCTCGGCATGCGTGTGGATCTGGTCAACAGCCGCGAGCACCTGCTCGACTTCATGGACACCGAGATTTCCGATGCCCTCAGTTACCACCTGCGCGAGCAGGGCGTGACCATCCGCCATGGCGAGGAATACATCGCGGTGGAACCCGATGAAGAGGGCGTCACCTTGATTCTCAAATCCGGCAAGCGGCTGCGGGCCGATGCGTTGCTGTGGTCCAACGGTCGCAGTGGCAACTCGCAGCAGTTGGGGCTGGAGAACGTCGGCTTGGAAGCCAATAGCCGCGGCCAGCTGGCGGTGGATGAGCGCTACCAGACGGCGGTGCCGGGTGTGTACGCGGTGGGTGATTTGATCGGTTGGCCATCACTGGCCAGCGCGTCCTACGATCAGGGCCGCTTCTGTGCCGGCATGATCTGCGGTGAAGAAGAACAGCAGGTGCGCCACGTGCCCACCGGCATTTACACCATTCCCGGCATCAGCTCGATCGGGCCCACCGAACATGAGCTGACCGAAGCCAAGATTCCCTATGAAGTGGGGCAGGCGTTCTTTAAAAACCTGGCTCGAGCGCAGATCACCGGCGAGCGCGCCGGCATGCTCAAGTTGTTGTTCCACCGCGATACGCTGGAGCTACTCGGCATCCACTGTTTCGGCTATCAGGCCACCGAGATTGTCCACGTCGGTCAGGCGGTGATGTCGCAGCCGGCGCCACACAACAGCATCGAGTACTTCATCAAAACCACCTTCAACTATCCGACCATGGCGGAAGCCTATCGGGTGGCGGCCATCAACGGGCTTAACCGTTTGCGCCGCTGA
- the smrA gene encoding DNA endonuclease SmrA, translating into MSKQELSLFQAEMSDVRPLPASDQIESPRRSRPDLAQLARRDAAIARPQRDSNPLTLPDAVPEVGPLDIVGEKKNGVQEGVYRKLRLGKYEIQARLDLHRITTRDARVMVHDFLTHSFRHGLRTLLITHGKGNGRMKSHVMHWMLEADLVLAWHSAKPPHGGTGATYVLLRKSPDDSRRTREEYGG; encoded by the coding sequence ATGAGCAAGCAGGAGCTATCCCTGTTCCAGGCTGAAATGAGCGATGTGCGGCCACTGCCGGCGTCCGACCAAATCGAATCCCCACGCCGTTCGAGGCCCGATCTCGCCCAGTTGGCACGCCGCGATGCCGCCATCGCTCGGCCCCAGCGCGACAGCAACCCGCTGACGCTGCCTGACGCGGTGCCGGAAGTGGGGCCACTGGATATTGTCGGTGAGAAGAAGAACGGTGTGCAGGAAGGCGTGTACCGCAAACTACGGCTCGGCAAGTACGAGATCCAGGCGCGGCTCGACCTGCACCGCATCACCACCCGTGATGCGCGGGTGATGGTGCATGATTTCCTCACCCACAGCTTCCGCCATGGTCTGCGCACGCTGCTGATCACCCACGGCAAAGGCAACGGCCGCATGAAAAGCCATGTAATGCATTGGATGTTGGAAGCGGATCTGGTGCTGGCTTGGCACAGTGCCAAGCCGCCCCACGGGGGTACTGGCGCCACCTATGTACTGCTGCGCAAGTCCCCGGATGACAGCCGCCGCACCCGCGAGGAGTACGGCGGCTGA
- a CDS encoding phospholipase D-like domain-containing protein, whose amino-acid sequence MDAFIAHWWYLYGAAQELLETYWPGIVAASGFVLAFLFSTHAMLHKREARSAAAWTGLIWLVPFIGSLLYVLIGVNRVQRRAHELGTVSLELMELCPTVQPRPGPPHQHSLAELGNRLTGLPLLPGNHLDVYEAGEAFELMLNAVDAAHHSVYLATYIFGNDAAGKRLIDALGRACRRGVKVRVLVDGLGSLYSFPTAMWRLRHAGVPAARFLYSLSPLRMSYMNLRNHRKVMVVDGQLGFTGGMNIRAGYLKQPATLHDVHLSVEGPVVEHLLKSFVADWQFTTGETLEAVYRGPFGVGTALARGISAGPDSDVGKRRLILLAAIGSAQRDVRIVTPYFVPDQALLTALSLAALRGVRVQVVLPERNNLRVVQWASTHVLDWLVRDGVELYFSAPPFDHAKLMTVDSSWSLVGSGNWDARSLRLNFEFDLECYGDEMAGRLNRLIDRRLDQARLVSLAELCGQSYLRRLRNAFCYLLEPYL is encoded by the coding sequence GTGGACGCATTCATTGCGCATTGGTGGTACCTCTACGGTGCTGCTCAGGAACTGTTAGAGACGTACTGGCCCGGCATTGTGGCGGCGTCCGGTTTCGTGCTCGCGTTCCTGTTTTCCACCCACGCCATGCTGCACAAGCGCGAAGCGCGCTCCGCCGCCGCCTGGACCGGCTTGATCTGGCTGGTGCCGTTTATCGGCTCGCTGCTGTATGTGCTGATCGGCGTTAACCGGGTACAGCGCCGAGCTCATGAACTGGGTACGGTGTCGCTGGAGCTGATGGAGTTGTGCCCGACGGTGCAGCCGCGACCGGGCCCGCCGCATCAGCACTCGTTGGCCGAGCTTGGTAACCGTCTGACCGGGTTGCCGCTGCTGCCGGGCAACCATCTTGATGTCTATGAGGCCGGCGAAGCATTCGAACTGATGCTGAACGCGGTGGATGCAGCGCACCATTCGGTTTATCTCGCCACTTACATCTTCGGCAACGACGCGGCTGGAAAACGGCTGATTGACGCGCTTGGTCGCGCCTGTCGCCGCGGCGTCAAAGTGCGGGTGCTGGTGGACGGCCTCGGTTCACTGTATTCCTTCCCGACCGCCATGTGGCGGCTGCGTCATGCCGGAGTGCCGGCGGCGCGCTTCCTCTATTCCCTGTCGCCGCTGCGCATGAGCTACATGAACCTGCGCAACCACCGCAAGGTGATGGTGGTGGATGGTCAGCTGGGGTTCACCGGTGGCATGAACATCCGCGCCGGTTATCTGAAGCAGCCCGCCACCTTGCATGACGTGCACCTGAGCGTGGAAGGTCCGGTGGTGGAACATCTGCTCAAGAGCTTTGTAGCGGACTGGCAGTTCACCACCGGCGAGACGCTGGAAGCGGTGTACCGGGGCCCGTTCGGAGTTGGCACGGCCTTGGCGCGCGGTATTTCTGCTGGACCGGATTCCGATGTTGGCAAGCGCCGTTTGATCCTGCTGGCGGCGATCGGCTCAGCTCAGCGTGATGTGCGTATCGTGACGCCGTACTTCGTGCCGGACCAAGCGCTGCTCACTGCGCTCAGTTTGGCGGCGCTGCGTGGCGTACGTGTGCAAGTGGTGCTGCCGGAGCGCAATAATCTGCGGGTGGTGCAGTGGGCCTCCACCCATGTGCTGGATTGGCTGGTGCGTGATGGCGTGGAGCTGTATTTTTCCGCACCGCCGTTCGATCACGCCAAGCTGATGACGGTGGACAGTAGCTGGTCGTTGGTGGGTTCCGGCAACTGGGATGCGCGCAGCTTGCGACTCAACTTTGAATTCGATTTGGAGTGCTACGGCGATGAAATGGCCGGCCGCCTGAACCGCTTGATTGACCGCCGCTTGGATCAAGCGCGCTTGGTGAGTTTGGCGGAATTGTGTGGTCAGTCCTATCTGCGCCGCCTGCGCAATGCGTTCTGTTATCTGCTCGAACCCTATCTCTGA
- a CDS encoding PLDc N-terminal domain-containing protein, with translation MLGRLAIVVVYLLVAFAVVRVIQSNEKLERKILWILLVVLVPLLGMIIWALMGPGSPVARR, from the coding sequence ATGTTGGGCCGTCTCGCCATTGTTGTTGTCTATCTGCTGGTCGCCTTCGCCGTGGTGCGGGTGATCCAGTCCAACGAAAAGCTCGAACGCAAGATCCTTTGGATCCTGCTGGTGGTGCTGGTGCCGCTGCTGGGCATGATCATCTGGGCACTGATGGGCCCTGGCTCTCCGGTCGCGCGCCGCTAG
- a CDS encoding quinone oxidoreductase family protein encodes MKAAILHQLGELPRYQDWADPVPTAGQQLLRVHAASIKQLDKLKVAGRHYTHFASLPTTIGVDGVGVLDDGRRVYAAGVTGMMAEQALIAADSGIVVPDGLSDALAAVLPNALLGSDAALTCRAGFTPGETVLVNGATGVSGQMAVQTARLRGAGTIIATGRNPQQLARLQELGADVVLPLTLPPEQFAEQLERIYRATPLDIVLDYLWGSATAQLLQHLVRYCTHPLRLVTIGQMAGAELGLPSAWLRAHPISLIGSGYGSLSAADVRSYQERWLPHWFEQAADGALIQPVEECGLEDVADAWERSPAAASRLVLLTANAR; translated from the coding sequence ATGAAAGCCGCCATCCTGCACCAACTGGGTGAACTGCCACGCTATCAGGACTGGGCCGATCCGGTACCGACCGCTGGCCAGCAATTGCTGCGTGTTCATGCCGCCAGTATCAAACAACTCGACAAGCTGAAGGTGGCTGGCCGCCACTACACCCACTTCGCATCGCTGCCGACCACCATCGGAGTGGATGGCGTTGGGGTGCTAGACGACGGCCGCCGTGTCTATGCCGCCGGTGTCACCGGCATGATGGCGGAGCAAGCACTGATTGCGGCTGATTCCGGTATCGTGGTGCCGGACGGTTTGTCCGATGCGTTGGCTGCGGTGCTGCCTAATGCGTTACTGGGTTCCGATGCTGCGCTGACCTGCCGGGCGGGTTTCACGCCCGGGGAGACGGTATTGGTGAATGGCGCCACCGGAGTGTCGGGGCAGATGGCGGTGCAGACTGCGCGCCTGCGTGGCGCCGGTACCATCATTGCCACCGGTCGTAATCCGCAGCAGCTGGCACGACTGCAGGAGTTGGGCGCGGATGTGGTGCTGCCGCTGACGTTGCCGCCGGAGCAGTTCGCCGAGCAGTTGGAACGCATCTACCGCGCCACGCCTTTAGACATCGTGCTTGATTACCTGTGGGGCAGCGCCACCGCCCAGTTGCTGCAGCATCTGGTGCGCTACTGCACCCATCCGCTGCGCTTAGTGACCATCGGCCAGATGGCTGGCGCTGAGCTGGGGCTGCCATCGGCTTGGTTGCGCGCACACCCGATCAGCCTGATCGGTTCCGGCTATGGCAGTCTCAGCGCTGCTGATGTGCGCAGTTACCAAGAGCGCTGGCTGCCGCACTGGTTCGAGCAGGCCGCCGACGGTGCGCTAATCCAGCCAGTGGAGGAGTGTGGCTTGGAAGACGTGGCGGACGCGTGGGAACGTAGCCCGGCGGCGGCCAGTCGCCTGGTATTGTTGACTGCCAACGCACGCTGA
- a CDS encoding Hpt domain-containing protein, with translation MGRIIDTELNNELRQVMGADYPRLVQAWMDDARGRMVGLRTALDQQRRALIQQQAHALKGSSANLGASEVLVLCSELEVAAVEAPLPSLAARLELLSQALERAGAELG, from the coding sequence ATGGGTCGCATCATTGATACCGAGCTCAACAATGAACTGCGCCAGGTGATGGGCGCGGATTATCCGCGGCTGGTCCAGGCCTGGATGGATGATGCGCGCGGCCGCATGGTAGGTCTGCGTACCGCCCTCGATCAGCAGCGGCGCGCGCTGATCCAGCAGCAGGCGCATGCCTTGAAAGGCAGCAGCGCCAATTTGGGCGCCAGTGAAGTACTGGTGCTGTGCTCGGAACTGGAAGTGGCGGCGGTTGAAGCGCCGCTGCCGAGCTTGGCGGCGCGCCTTGAATTGCTGTCGCAGGCGCTGGAGCGCGCGGGTGCCGAATTGGGTTGA
- the fdxA gene encoding ferredoxin FdxA codes for MAFIVGDNCVNCKHTDCVEVCPVDCFYEGPNFLVIHPDECIDCALCEPECPVNAIFSEDEVPDDQKVYIKLNAELAEVWPNITEMKDALPDAAEWDGKPNKLEHLIR; via the coding sequence ATGGCCTTCATCGTTGGCGACAACTGTGTCAACTGCAAGCACACCGACTGCGTCGAAGTGTGCCCGGTGGATTGCTTCTACGAGGGCCCGAATTTCCTCGTGATCCATCCGGATGAGTGCATTGATTGCGCGCTCTGCGAGCCCGAATGCCCGGTCAACGCCATCTTCTCTGAAGATGAAGTGCCGGATGACCAGAAGGTGTACATCAAGCTCAACGCCGAACTGGCGGAAGTCTGGCCGAACATCACCGAGATGAAGGACGCCCTTCCTGACGCGGCCGAGTGGGATGGCAAGCCGAACAAGCTTGAGCACCTGATTCGCTGA